In a single window of the Syngnathus typhle isolate RoL2023-S1 ecotype Sweden linkage group LG19, RoL_Styp_1.0, whole genome shotgun sequence genome:
- the tmprss7 gene encoding transmembrane protease serine 7 isoform X1, whose amino-acid sequence MGSECKASGDVGEFQIDTASVTDVSVEMSTVDHTLQKLSRMYRKTRRKPKGLSRLWAYLLSIQHLAVIVTAVVFVLVVILWSLLWVFIFRREGNSGVYFAGMFRVANVEFIPEYRQAGSREFVSMATKIQHVVSSVYKVSSVARLYKHNFISDLSTNSKGGVLVHFWMVFEVPRLESAVVCEECVGVILRDSVHTSLKNRSSVGYLLDLPVDIDSILINAVQRSDYTSTAAGSQCVDKLYASLPGVSVPLNIFSSWGDVRCHVKLTAVPGFLIRLTIASFQMDPSDCVHDALTAYDALLPMRGRVLHRLCTPVSSSISLVSTSNVMLLSFTMTGGSKSFRGHFEAITEELCLSRIIPQSHVSGSINSPFHPSLMPPHSSCTWIFQTPDAALGVALQLKNYVLRPKDMKGCEHGWWRVNEVIFCGSYVGHESVFRIAQHTAEVEFRSTTRRAAQPFQLSYSSYNISQPCPESHFLCSTGLCVEKSRRCDGLDDCQDESDEVFCLMPTKNCGGGSSSPLHPLFVCNGEPDCANGLDETNCTQEAICSAVSFRCDSDSCIRKKNARCDDVTDCQDGSDERDCACGLPTPPVAHRIVGGSDSDEGEWPWQVSLHFSGHLICGASVLSSDWLISAAHCFSKDRLSDPRRWRAHLGALMQGSAKHVAEIQRIVPHEYYDASTLDYDMALLQLKRAWPASLGPLVQPVCLPATSQAVTAQHRCWVTGWGHRSEDDKSLPSVLQKAQVSVMSQTECKAIYGLVSPRMLCAGVSTGERDACRGDSGGPLSCQAPSGGRWFLIGIVSWGAGCGRPELPGVYTRVSKFTSWIYGHIS is encoded by the exons ATGGGTTCCGAGTGCAAGGCAAGCGGCGATGTCGGCGAATTTCAAATAGATACCGCCAGC GTCACAGATGTATCAGTGGAGATGTCCACGGTGGACCACACGCTGCAGAAGCTAAGTAGGATGTACAGGAAGACGAGGCGGAAGCCTAAAGGTCTTTCCAGGCTGTGGGCTTACCTGCTGAGCATTCAGCACCTGGCGGTCATCGTCACAGCCGTGGTCTTTGTTTTGGTGGTGATCCTCTGGTCGCTGCTCTGGGTCTTCATAT TCCGACGCGAGGGCAACAGTGGCGTGTACTTTGCCGGGATGTTCCGTGTGGCCAATGTGGAGTTCATCCCGGAGTACCGCCAGGCCGGATCCCGTGAGtttgtctccatggcaaccaaaatacagcatgtg GTGAGCAGTGTGTACAAGGTGTCCTCAGTGGCTCGTCTGTACAAGCACAACTTCATTTCAGACCTCAG TACCAACAGTAAGGGAGGCGTACTGGTGCACTTCTGGATGGTGTTTGAGGTCCCTCGGCTGGAAAGCGCGGTGGTGTGCGAGGAGTGCGTGGGCGTCATCCTCAGGGATTCGGTCCACACCAGCCTGAAGAACCGCTCATCGGTGGGCTACCTGCTGGACCTCCCTGTAGACATCGATTCCATTCTCATCAATG ctgTCCAACGATCAgattacacatccactgcagcAG GATCCCAGTGTGTAGACAAACTTTACGCCAGCCTTCCCGGTGTCAGCGTCCCTTTGAATATCTTTTCGTCATGGGGCGATGTCCGATGCCACGTAAAGCTGACCGCCGTCCCCGGTTTCCTCATCCGGCTGACCATCGCCTCCTTCCAAATGGACCCCAGTGACTGCGTTCATGATGCCCTGACTGCATACGACGCTCTTCTGCCCATGAGGGGACGAGTTCTGCACAG GCTATGCACCCCGGTTTCCAGTTCTATCTCCCTTGTGTCGACCTCCAACGTCATGCTTCTGTCCTTCACCATGACCGGTGGATCCAAGAGCTTCCGGGGACACTTTGAGGCCATCACAGAAGAGT TGTGCCTGTCTCGCATCATCCCGCAATCGCACGTGAGCGGTTCGATCAACAGCCCCTTCCACCCCAGCCTCATGCCCCCCCACTCCTCCTGCACCTGGATCTTTCAG ACCCCTGATGCTGCTTTAGGGGTTGCACTGCAGCTTAAAAATTATGTGCTGAGACCAAAAGACATGAAGGGCTGTGAGCATGGATGGTGGAGAGTCAACGAAGTAAT TTTCTGCGGCAGCTACGTGGGACACGAGAGCGTATTCCGCATTGCGCAACACACGGCCGAGGTGGAGTTTCGCTCCACCACTCGAAGGGCCGCTCAACCTTTTCAGTTGTCGTACAGCAGCTACAACATCAGCCAGC CGTGTCCTGAAAGTCACTTCTTGTGCTCCACCGGACTCTGTGTCGAGAAAAGTCGGCGCTGCGACGGGCTGGACGACTGCCAGGACGAGAGCGACGAGGTCTTCTGCT TGATGCCCACCAAAAACtgtggcggcggcagcagcagccctCTGCATCCTTTGTTTGTCTGTAATGGTGAGCCGGACTGCGCCAACGGTTTGGATGAAACCAACTGCACTCAGG AAGCAATCTGCTCGGCCGTCAGCTTTCGCTGCGACAGCGACTCGTGCATCCGTAAAAAGAACGCCAGGTGTGACGACGTCACTGACTGTCAGGACGGCAGCGACGAACGTGACTGTG CTTGTGGGCTACCCACTCCCCCCGTGGCCCATCGCATCGTGGGGGGGTCCGACTCAGACGAGGGCGAGTGGCCTTGGCAGGTCAGCTTGCACTTTTCGGGTCACCTGATCTGCGGCGCCTCCGTCCTCTCATCCGATTGGCTCATCTCGGCAGCGCACTGTTTCAGCAAAGACAG ACTGTCCGATCCACGACGCTGGCGGGCCCACTTGGGCGCGCTAATGCAGGGTTCCGCCAAACATGTGGCAGAGATCCAGCGAATTGTGCCACACGAGTACTACGACGCCAGTACGTTGGACTACGACATGGCGCTGCTGCAGCTCAAGAGGGCGTGGCCGGCTTCGCTGGGCCCGCTGGTGCAGCCCGTGTGCCTGCCCGCCACCTCGCAAGCCGTCACTGCCCAACACCGCTGCTGGGTGACAGGCTGGGGACATCGCTCTGAAGACG ACAAGTCGCTGCCGTCTGTGCTGCAGAAAGCTCAGGTGTCCGTCATGAGTCAGACTGAGTGCAAGGCAATTTACGGCCTGGTGTCGCCCCGCATGCTGTGCGCTGGGGTCTCGACAGGGGAGCGGGACGCCTGCAGG GGGGATTCGGGCGGGCCACTATCCTGTCAGGCGCCCAGCGGGGGCCGCTGGTTCCTGATTGGCATCGTCAGCTGGGGTGCGGGCTGTGGCCGACCTGAGCTGCCCGGCGTCTACACCAGGGTCAGCAAGTTCACCTCGTGGATCTATGGCCATATCAGTTGA
- the tmprss7 gene encoding transmembrane protease serine 7 isoform X3 has product MWSSSRSTARPDPVSSVYKVSSVARLYKHNFISDLSTNSKGGVLVHFWMVFEVPRLESAVVCEECVGVILRDSVHTSLKNRSSVGYLLDLPVDIDSILINAVQRSDYTSTAAGSQCVDKLYASLPGVSVPLNIFSSWGDVRCHVKLTAVPGFLIRLTIASFQMDPSDCVHDALTAYDALLPMRGRVLHRLCTPVSSSISLVSTSNVMLLSFTMTGGSKSFRGHFEAITEELCLSRIIPQSHVSGSINSPFHPSLMPPHSSCTWIFQTPDAALGVALQLKNYVLRPKDMKGCEHGWWRVNEVIFCGSYVGHESVFRIAQHTAEVEFRSTTRRAAQPFQLSYSSYNISQPCPESHFLCSTGLCVEKSRRCDGLDDCQDESDEVFCLMPTKNCGGGSSSPLHPLFVCNGEPDCANGLDETNCTQEAICSAVSFRCDSDSCIRKKNARCDDVTDCQDGSDERDCACGLPTPPVAHRIVGGSDSDEGEWPWQVSLHFSGHLICGASVLSSDWLISAAHCFSKDRLSDPRRWRAHLGALMQGSAKHVAEIQRIVPHEYYDASTLDYDMALLQLKRAWPASLGPLVQPVCLPATSQAVTAQHRCWVTGWGHRSEDDKSLPSVLQKAQVSVMSQTECKAIYGLVSPRMLCAGVSTGERDACRGDSGGPLSCQAPSGGRWFLIGIVSWGAGCGRPELPGVYTRVSKFTSWIYGHIS; this is encoded by the exons ATGTGGAGTTCATCCCGGAGTACCGCCAGGCCGGATCCC GTGAGCAGTGTGTACAAGGTGTCCTCAGTGGCTCGTCTGTACAAGCACAACTTCATTTCAGACCTCAG TACCAACAGTAAGGGAGGCGTACTGGTGCACTTCTGGATGGTGTTTGAGGTCCCTCGGCTGGAAAGCGCGGTGGTGTGCGAGGAGTGCGTGGGCGTCATCCTCAGGGATTCGGTCCACACCAGCCTGAAGAACCGCTCATCGGTGGGCTACCTGCTGGACCTCCCTGTAGACATCGATTCCATTCTCATCAATG ctgTCCAACGATCAgattacacatccactgcagcAG GATCCCAGTGTGTAGACAAACTTTACGCCAGCCTTCCCGGTGTCAGCGTCCCTTTGAATATCTTTTCGTCATGGGGCGATGTCCGATGCCACGTAAAGCTGACCGCCGTCCCCGGTTTCCTCATCCGGCTGACCATCGCCTCCTTCCAAATGGACCCCAGTGACTGCGTTCATGATGCCCTGACTGCATACGACGCTCTTCTGCCCATGAGGGGACGAGTTCTGCACAG GCTATGCACCCCGGTTTCCAGTTCTATCTCCCTTGTGTCGACCTCCAACGTCATGCTTCTGTCCTTCACCATGACCGGTGGATCCAAGAGCTTCCGGGGACACTTTGAGGCCATCACAGAAGAGT TGTGCCTGTCTCGCATCATCCCGCAATCGCACGTGAGCGGTTCGATCAACAGCCCCTTCCACCCCAGCCTCATGCCCCCCCACTCCTCCTGCACCTGGATCTTTCAG ACCCCTGATGCTGCTTTAGGGGTTGCACTGCAGCTTAAAAATTATGTGCTGAGACCAAAAGACATGAAGGGCTGTGAGCATGGATGGTGGAGAGTCAACGAAGTAAT TTTCTGCGGCAGCTACGTGGGACACGAGAGCGTATTCCGCATTGCGCAACACACGGCCGAGGTGGAGTTTCGCTCCACCACTCGAAGGGCCGCTCAACCTTTTCAGTTGTCGTACAGCAGCTACAACATCAGCCAGC CGTGTCCTGAAAGTCACTTCTTGTGCTCCACCGGACTCTGTGTCGAGAAAAGTCGGCGCTGCGACGGGCTGGACGACTGCCAGGACGAGAGCGACGAGGTCTTCTGCT TGATGCCCACCAAAAACtgtggcggcggcagcagcagccctCTGCATCCTTTGTTTGTCTGTAATGGTGAGCCGGACTGCGCCAACGGTTTGGATGAAACCAACTGCACTCAGG AAGCAATCTGCTCGGCCGTCAGCTTTCGCTGCGACAGCGACTCGTGCATCCGTAAAAAGAACGCCAGGTGTGACGACGTCACTGACTGTCAGGACGGCAGCGACGAACGTGACTGTG CTTGTGGGCTACCCACTCCCCCCGTGGCCCATCGCATCGTGGGGGGGTCCGACTCAGACGAGGGCGAGTGGCCTTGGCAGGTCAGCTTGCACTTTTCGGGTCACCTGATCTGCGGCGCCTCCGTCCTCTCATCCGATTGGCTCATCTCGGCAGCGCACTGTTTCAGCAAAGACAG ACTGTCCGATCCACGACGCTGGCGGGCCCACTTGGGCGCGCTAATGCAGGGTTCCGCCAAACATGTGGCAGAGATCCAGCGAATTGTGCCACACGAGTACTACGACGCCAGTACGTTGGACTACGACATGGCGCTGCTGCAGCTCAAGAGGGCGTGGCCGGCTTCGCTGGGCCCGCTGGTGCAGCCCGTGTGCCTGCCCGCCACCTCGCAAGCCGTCACTGCCCAACACCGCTGCTGGGTGACAGGCTGGGGACATCGCTCTGAAGACG ACAAGTCGCTGCCGTCTGTGCTGCAGAAAGCTCAGGTGTCCGTCATGAGTCAGACTGAGTGCAAGGCAATTTACGGCCTGGTGTCGCCCCGCATGCTGTGCGCTGGGGTCTCGACAGGGGAGCGGGACGCCTGCAGG GGGGATTCGGGCGGGCCACTATCCTGTCAGGCGCCCAGCGGGGGCCGCTGGTTCCTGATTGGCATCGTCAGCTGGGGTGCGGGCTGTGGCCGACCTGAGCTGCCCGGCGTCTACACCAGGGTCAGCAAGTTCACCTCGTGGATCTATGGCCATATCAGTTGA
- the tmprss7 gene encoding transmembrane protease serine 7 isoform X2: MGSECKASGDVGEFQIDTASVTDVSVEMSTVDHTLQKLSRMYRKTRRKPKGLSRLWAYLLSIQHLAVIVTAVVFVLVVILWSLLWVFIFRREGNSGVYFAGMFRVANVEFIPEYRQAGSREFVSMATKIQHVVSSVYKVSSVARLYKHNFISDLSTNSKGGVLVHFWMVFEVPRLESAVVCEECVGVILRDSVHTSLKNRSSVGYLLDLPVDIDSILINAVQRSDYTSTAAGSQCVDKLYASLPGVSVPLNIFSSWGDVRCHVKLTAVPGFLIRLTIASFQMDPSDCVHDALTAYDALLPMRGRVLHRLCTPVSSSISLVSTSNVMLLSFTMTGGSKSFRGHFEAITEELCLSRIIPQSHVSGSINSPFHPSLMPPHSSCTWIFQTPDAALGVALQLKNYVLRPKDMKGCEHGWWRVNEVIFCGSYVGHESVFRIAQHTAEVEFRSTTRRAAQPFQLSYSSYNISQPCPESHFLCSTGLCVEKSRRCDGLDDCQDESDEVFCLMPTKNCGGGSSSPLHPLFVCNGEPDCANGLDETNCTQAICSAVSFRCDSDSCIRKKNARCDDVTDCQDGSDERDCACGLPTPPVAHRIVGGSDSDEGEWPWQVSLHFSGHLICGASVLSSDWLISAAHCFSKDRLSDPRRWRAHLGALMQGSAKHVAEIQRIVPHEYYDASTLDYDMALLQLKRAWPASLGPLVQPVCLPATSQAVTAQHRCWVTGWGHRSEDDKSLPSVLQKAQVSVMSQTECKAIYGLVSPRMLCAGVSTGERDACRGDSGGPLSCQAPSGGRWFLIGIVSWGAGCGRPELPGVYTRVSKFTSWIYGHIS, encoded by the exons ATGGGTTCCGAGTGCAAGGCAAGCGGCGATGTCGGCGAATTTCAAATAGATACCGCCAGC GTCACAGATGTATCAGTGGAGATGTCCACGGTGGACCACACGCTGCAGAAGCTAAGTAGGATGTACAGGAAGACGAGGCGGAAGCCTAAAGGTCTTTCCAGGCTGTGGGCTTACCTGCTGAGCATTCAGCACCTGGCGGTCATCGTCACAGCCGTGGTCTTTGTTTTGGTGGTGATCCTCTGGTCGCTGCTCTGGGTCTTCATAT TCCGACGCGAGGGCAACAGTGGCGTGTACTTTGCCGGGATGTTCCGTGTGGCCAATGTGGAGTTCATCCCGGAGTACCGCCAGGCCGGATCCCGTGAGtttgtctccatggcaaccaaaatacagcatgtg GTGAGCAGTGTGTACAAGGTGTCCTCAGTGGCTCGTCTGTACAAGCACAACTTCATTTCAGACCTCAG TACCAACAGTAAGGGAGGCGTACTGGTGCACTTCTGGATGGTGTTTGAGGTCCCTCGGCTGGAAAGCGCGGTGGTGTGCGAGGAGTGCGTGGGCGTCATCCTCAGGGATTCGGTCCACACCAGCCTGAAGAACCGCTCATCGGTGGGCTACCTGCTGGACCTCCCTGTAGACATCGATTCCATTCTCATCAATG ctgTCCAACGATCAgattacacatccactgcagcAG GATCCCAGTGTGTAGACAAACTTTACGCCAGCCTTCCCGGTGTCAGCGTCCCTTTGAATATCTTTTCGTCATGGGGCGATGTCCGATGCCACGTAAAGCTGACCGCCGTCCCCGGTTTCCTCATCCGGCTGACCATCGCCTCCTTCCAAATGGACCCCAGTGACTGCGTTCATGATGCCCTGACTGCATACGACGCTCTTCTGCCCATGAGGGGACGAGTTCTGCACAG GCTATGCACCCCGGTTTCCAGTTCTATCTCCCTTGTGTCGACCTCCAACGTCATGCTTCTGTCCTTCACCATGACCGGTGGATCCAAGAGCTTCCGGGGACACTTTGAGGCCATCACAGAAGAGT TGTGCCTGTCTCGCATCATCCCGCAATCGCACGTGAGCGGTTCGATCAACAGCCCCTTCCACCCCAGCCTCATGCCCCCCCACTCCTCCTGCACCTGGATCTTTCAG ACCCCTGATGCTGCTTTAGGGGTTGCACTGCAGCTTAAAAATTATGTGCTGAGACCAAAAGACATGAAGGGCTGTGAGCATGGATGGTGGAGAGTCAACGAAGTAAT TTTCTGCGGCAGCTACGTGGGACACGAGAGCGTATTCCGCATTGCGCAACACACGGCCGAGGTGGAGTTTCGCTCCACCACTCGAAGGGCCGCTCAACCTTTTCAGTTGTCGTACAGCAGCTACAACATCAGCCAGC CGTGTCCTGAAAGTCACTTCTTGTGCTCCACCGGACTCTGTGTCGAGAAAAGTCGGCGCTGCGACGGGCTGGACGACTGCCAGGACGAGAGCGACGAGGTCTTCTGCT TGATGCCCACCAAAAACtgtggcggcggcagcagcagccctCTGCATCCTTTGTTTGTCTGTAATGGTGAGCCGGACTGCGCCAACGGTTTGGATGAAACCAACTGCACTCAGG CAATCTGCTCGGCCGTCAGCTTTCGCTGCGACAGCGACTCGTGCATCCGTAAAAAGAACGCCAGGTGTGACGACGTCACTGACTGTCAGGACGGCAGCGACGAACGTGACTGTG CTTGTGGGCTACCCACTCCCCCCGTGGCCCATCGCATCGTGGGGGGGTCCGACTCAGACGAGGGCGAGTGGCCTTGGCAGGTCAGCTTGCACTTTTCGGGTCACCTGATCTGCGGCGCCTCCGTCCTCTCATCCGATTGGCTCATCTCGGCAGCGCACTGTTTCAGCAAAGACAG ACTGTCCGATCCACGACGCTGGCGGGCCCACTTGGGCGCGCTAATGCAGGGTTCCGCCAAACATGTGGCAGAGATCCAGCGAATTGTGCCACACGAGTACTACGACGCCAGTACGTTGGACTACGACATGGCGCTGCTGCAGCTCAAGAGGGCGTGGCCGGCTTCGCTGGGCCCGCTGGTGCAGCCCGTGTGCCTGCCCGCCACCTCGCAAGCCGTCACTGCCCAACACCGCTGCTGGGTGACAGGCTGGGGACATCGCTCTGAAGACG ACAAGTCGCTGCCGTCTGTGCTGCAGAAAGCTCAGGTGTCCGTCATGAGTCAGACTGAGTGCAAGGCAATTTACGGCCTGGTGTCGCCCCGCATGCTGTGCGCTGGGGTCTCGACAGGGGAGCGGGACGCCTGCAGG GGGGATTCGGGCGGGCCACTATCCTGTCAGGCGCCCAGCGGGGGCCGCTGGTTCCTGATTGGCATCGTCAGCTGGGGTGCGGGCTGTGGCCGACCTGAGCTGCCCGGCGTCTACACCAGGGTCAGCAAGTTCACCTCGTGGATCTATGGCCATATCAGTTGA